The window AGACCTGGACTTCCAGCCGTACAGCGCCGACGGGCAGCGGGCGATCAACTCGATCAGCCGGGGCGCGCTCAACAACGCGCTGCTCGACGCCGCCGAGGCCGCGCCCGGCGTCACCGTCGTCTTCGACCACCGGCTCGTCGGCCTCGACCCGGACACCGGCGAGGCGACCTTCGACACGCCGCAGGGCACGGTCCGCGCGGACGCGCAGGTCGTGCTCGGCGCCGACGGCGCCGGTTCGGCGGTACGCGGCCAACTGCTCGCCCACGGCCTGGTCGACGAGAGCCTCGACTTCCTCGACTACGGCTACAAGGAGCTGACCATCCCGGCGGTCGGCGGCGACTACGCCCTCGACCCGGGTGCGCTGCACATCTGGCCGCGCGGCACGTCGATGATGATCGCCCTGCCGAACCCGGACCGCTCCTTCACCTGCACCCTGTTCTGGCCGACCGGCGGTACGTCGAGTTTCGCCTCGCTGAGCAGCCCGGCGGCGATCGAACGGCACTTCCGTACCCACTACCCGGACGTGCCGCCGCTGGCACCGGACCTGGTGGACGACTACCAGCACAACCCGGTCGGTCTGCTCGGCACGGTGCGCTGCGACCCGTGGCAGGTCGGCGGCCTGGTGGCGCTGGTCGGCGACGCCGCCCACGCGGTCGTGCCGTTCTACGGCCAGGGCGCCAACTGCGCCTTCGAGGACGTCGTCGAGCTGGACCGCTGCCTCGACGACACCGGCGGCGACTGGGCGGCGGCGCTGCCGCTGTACCAGTCCCGCCGCCAGGACAACGCCGAAGCGATCGCCCAGATGGCCCTGGCGAACTTCGTCGAGATGCGCGACAAGGTCGCCTCCCCGACGTTCCAGACCTTCCGCAAGGTCGAACACGCCCTGGAACGGGCGTTGCCGGGGCGCTACGTGTCCCGGTACGAAATGGTCTCCTTCACCACCATCCCGTACGCCGAGGTCAGGCGTCGGGTCCGCCGCCAGCACCAGCTGCTGGCGGCGGCGGTGGCCGGGACGGCGGCGCTGTCAGTAGGGGCACTCGGCGCCGCCGTCCACCGGCTCGTCCGGAAGGGACGCTCATGACCCTGTGGCACCCCGACCTGTACGCCGGTCGGCCGGCCGCTGCCGGTCCCGGCCTGCTGCGCAACTTCGTCGACGGCCGGTTCGTCGACACCGGGAAGCGGTTTGCGAAGGTGTCGCCGGTGTCCGGGGAGACGGTGTTCGAGGTGGCGGAGGCCGATTCTGCGACGGTCGACGCGGCCGTCGCGGCGGCCCGCGCGGCGCTGCGCGGGCCGTGGGGCGGCATGGCCGAACGGGACCGGGCGGCGGTGTTGCGGGCGGTGGCCGACGAGTTGGACCGCCGGTTCGACGACCTGGTCGCTGCTGAGGTCGCGGACACCGGTAAGCCGGTCAGCCAGGCCCGGACCCTGGACATTCCGCGCGGGGCGGCGAACTTCCGGGCGTTCGCGGAGATCGCCGCGACCGCGCCGACCGAGTCGTTCACCACGGTCACGCCGAGCGGCGGCCGGGCGTTGAACTACGCGGTCCGCAAACCTGTCGGCGTCGTCGCGGTCATCGTGCCGTGGAACCTGCCGCTGCTGCTGCTCACCTGGAAGGTCGCCCCGGCGCTGGCCTGCGGCAACGCCGTCGTCGTCAAGCCGAGTGAGGAGACCCCGGCGTCGGCGACGCTGCTCGCCGAGGTGATGGCGGCGGTCGGCGTACCCGACGGGGTGTTCAACCTGGTGCACGGCTTCGGGCCGGGCGCGGCGGGGGAGTGGCTGACCACCCACCCCGGCGTCGATGCGATCACCTTCACCGGTGAGTCGGCGACCGGGTCGGCGATCATGCGGGCCGCCGCCGACGGGGTGAAGGCGGTCTCGTTCGAGCTCGGCGGCAAGAACGCCGGCCTGGTCTTCGCCGACGCCGACCTGGACGCCGCCGTCGCCGGCTCGGTGCGGTCGTCGTTCACCAACGGCGGCCAGGTGTGCCTGTGCACCGAGCGGCTGTACGTGCAGCGGCCGGTCTTCGACGAGTTCGTCGACCGGCTGGCGGCCGCCGCCCGCGACGCCCGGTACGGCTGGCCCGCCGACGAGACGATCTCGACGATGCCGCTGATCTCGCGCGGCCACCGGGACAAGGTGCTCGGCTACTACGACCTGGCCCGCGCCGAAGGCGCGCAGGTCCTCGCCGGTGGCGGCGTGCCGGCCTTCGGCGACCCCCGTGATGGCGGCGCATACGTGCAGCCGACCGTGTTGACCGGGCTCGACTCCTCGGCGCGGCTGGTGCGCGAGGAGGTGTTCGGCCCGGTCTGCCACATCGCCCCGTTCGACACCGAGGAGGAGGCGTTCGCGCTGGCCAACGACTCCGACTACGGACTGGCCGCAACGGTGTGGACCCGCGACGTGGGGCGGGCGCACCGGGCCGGTGCCGGACTGGACGCGGGCATCGTCTGGGTGAACACCTGGTTCCTGCGGGACCTGCGCACCCCGTTCGGCGGAGTGAAGGCCTCTGGGGTGGGCCGGGAGGGCGGCGTGCACTCGCTGGACTTCTACTCCGAACTGACAAACGTCTGTGTGGATTTCTCATGACTGTGGACATCGAGGCCGCTGTCGCGGCGCTGACCGGGGCGTACGACACCGGGGTGCCGTGCCCGCCGCTGCGCGACCGGCTGCTGCCCGCCGGCGACGCGGCCGCCGCGTACGCGGTGCAGCGGGCGACCGTCGCCGGCTGGTCGGCCGTCGGCCGCCGCCGGGTCGGCGCGAAGATCGGCCTGACGTCGCCGGCGGTGCAGGCCGCGTTCGGCGTCTACCAGCCCGACTTCGGGGTGCTCTTCGCCGACATGGCGGTGCCGGATGGCGACGAGGTCGACCTGGCCGGGCTGATCCAGCCCAGGGTGGAGGCCGAGGTGGCGTTCGTGCTCGGCGCGGATCTGCCGGACGGGCCGGCGACCGTGGTCGACGTGCTGCGGGCCACCGACTTCCTGC is drawn from Micromonospora sp. Llam0 and contains these coding sequences:
- a CDS encoding NAD(P)/FAD-dependent oxidoreductase → MSERAPVAVVGAGLAGSLLACFLARRGLPVTLYERRPDPRRGTAERGRSINLALSERGLDALRRIGLADQVLADALPMPGRMIHPVDGDLDFQPYSADGQRAINSISRGALNNALLDAAEAAPGVTVVFDHRLVGLDPDTGEATFDTPQGTVRADAQVVLGADGAGSAVRGQLLAHGLVDESLDFLDYGYKELTIPAVGGDYALDPGALHIWPRGTSMMIALPNPDRSFTCTLFWPTGGTSSFASLSSPAAIERHFRTHYPDVPPLAPDLVDDYQHNPVGLLGTVRCDPWQVGGLVALVGDAAHAVVPFYGQGANCAFEDVVELDRCLDDTGGDWAAALPLYQSRRQDNAEAIAQMALANFVEMRDKVASPTFQTFRKVEHALERALPGRYVSRYEMVSFTTIPYAEVRRRVRRQHQLLAAAVAGTAALSVGALGAAVHRLVRKGRS
- a CDS encoding 2-hydroxymuconic semialdehyde dehydrogenase; translation: MTLWHPDLYAGRPAAAGPGLLRNFVDGRFVDTGKRFAKVSPVSGETVFEVAEADSATVDAAVAAARAALRGPWGGMAERDRAAVLRAVADELDRRFDDLVAAEVADTGKPVSQARTLDIPRGAANFRAFAEIAATAPTESFTTVTPSGGRALNYAVRKPVGVVAVIVPWNLPLLLLTWKVAPALACGNAVVVKPSEETPASATLLAEVMAAVGVPDGVFNLVHGFGPGAAGEWLTTHPGVDAITFTGESATGSAIMRAAADGVKAVSFELGGKNAGLVFADADLDAAVAGSVRSSFTNGGQVCLCTERLYVQRPVFDEFVDRLAAAARDARYGWPADETISTMPLISRGHRDKVLGYYDLARAEGAQVLAGGGVPAFGDPRDGGAYVQPTVLTGLDSSARLVREEVFGPVCHIAPFDTEEEAFALANDSDYGLAATVWTRDVGRAHRAGAGLDAGIVWVNTWFLRDLRTPFGGVKASGVGREGGVHSLDFYSELTNVCVDFS